A genomic segment from Nicotiana sylvestris chromosome 1, ASM39365v2, whole genome shotgun sequence encodes:
- the LOC104248082 gene encoding uncharacterized protein has product MDLDNIKSNLLALRQLYGLLRNDRDGLSKLTSDGLDYEARVMLKNLLDTTTNDVLKAHSEIIARQARVHSLPQPLHLVDTAKQRSLALSDLSKTSAVIQSRGEEPVVMDSTFPKEKQECIMPITQTAYAQPPQFSFSASESGNKRKFCRICKRPKFEKPFIPCIKIESSEKEAPHSTKVVALQEQQNSLFANFSWDTQQEALQ; this is encoded by the exons ATGGACCTCGATAATATAAAATCGAACCTTCTTGCTTTGAGGCAATTGTATGGTCTTTTGAGAAATGACAGAGATGGTCTTTCAAAGTTGACCTCTGATGGT TTGGATTATGAAGCACGAGTCATGTTAAAGAATTTACTCGATACTACAACCAATGATGTTCTTAAGGCTCATTCCGAG ATCATAGCACGTCAGGCGCGTGTGCACAGCTTACCTCAGCCTCTGCACTTGGTTGACACAGCGAAGCAACGGTCCCTTGCTTTATCAGACCTATCAAAAACTTCAGCTGTTATTCAAAGTCGTGGAGAAGAGCCGGTTGTCATGGATTCTACTTTTCCAAAAGAGAAGCAGGAATGTATCATGCCGATTACTCAGACAGCTTACGCACAGCCTCCACAATTTAGCTTCAGTGCAAGTGAATCTGGAAATAAAAGGAAATTTTGCAGAATTTGCAAGCGCCCCAAATTTGAAAAGCCGTTTATTCCTTGTATAAAGATCGAATCTTCTGAAAAAGAAGCTCCACATTCTACAAAGGTTGTGGCGTTGCAAGAACAGCAGAATAGTCTTTTCGCTAATTTTTCTTGggatactcaacaagaagcattGCAATAA
- the LOC104240546 gene encoding probable histone chaperone ASF1A codes for MSAVNITNVAVLDNPAPFLSPFQFEISYECLDALKDDLEWKITYVGSAEDETYDQLLESVFVGPVNVGKYRFVLQADPPEPSKIREEDIIGVTVLLLTCSYAGQEFIRVGYYVNNDYDDDQLKEEPPQKVLLDRVQRNILADKPRVTKFPINFHPENNDNGQPTSPDHDNGEQAPASPDHAAEVNLQGEEPNASPNKCNVQCPQA; via the exons ATGAGCGCTGTCAACATTACAAACGTTGCTGTATTGGATAATCCGGCACCGTTTCTCAGTCCTTTCCAGTTCGAGATCTCTTATGAGTGCCTCGATGCCCTTAAAGATG ATTTAGAATGGAAGATAACTTATGTGGGATCTGCTGAGGATGAGACTTATGACCAACTCCTAGAAAGTGTATTTGTTGGACCTGTAAATGTTGGGAAATATCGTTTTGTGCTTCAG GCTGATCCTCCTGAACCATCCAAAATTCGTGAAGAAGATATTATTGGTGTCACAGTATTGCTATTAACATGCTCTTATGCGGGGCAAGAATTTATTCGAGTAGGATATTATGTGAACAATGATTACGATGATGACCAATTAAAAGAGGAACCACCTCAGAAAGTTTTGCTTGATAGGGTCCAGAGGAATATTTTGGCTGATAAACCCCGAGTCACGAAATTCCCCATTAATTTCCATCCAGAAAACAATGACAATGGACAACCTACCTCTCCTGACCATGACAATGGAGAACAGGCTCCTGCCTCTCCTGACCACGCCGCAGAAGTCAATTTGCAAGGAGAAGAACCAAATGCTTCACCCAATAAATGTAATGTGCAGTGTCCTCAAGCCTGA